The Cytobacillus oceanisediminis genomic interval GAGAAACAGATTTCATTTTTTCTCTGCATGTAGTTAGACGAATGAATCAGCATGATAGTTTCCTGTATTTTCAAAAAAACCGGGCATTCTGCTATTTAAAATTTTTTCTCATCAGCAAAGATATTTTCATTCATTTTTGCTACAATAGGAGAATAAAATACTGGATGTTTTGACAGGCAGTTTCAAAAAGAAGCTGTCTTTTTAATAATTTGTGGAGGCGCTTGCGCTATTCTTAACTGTCTAGCCCAGCGCTTTTCTTTGAAAACACCAATTTGGGTAACGGTTCGGAGGTTTCGTCATTGAAAAGAAGGAATCATGCTATTCGTGATCTCATCTACATCCATCTTAATGAACAGGATCAGTATGTGATGACTTATGGAATTGAGTTTGCAGAGTTTGCCCAAACTCTTTCAGATTCTATTAATAATCTGCTGTTGTTAAAGCATCGTTTTGAACATGGGGACTTTAATACTCACACGATGTTCGATTATGTCTCAAGGGACAAGCTGGGCAGGCTGGTTGAGGATGATGTATACGGCTATGGCGATTTTTGCTGGATCGACTTCGAGGAAGAGGAAGCGGTAAATGAGCTTCCCGGCCAGACAATTGCTGAACTTCTTTATCTCGGCCATGTCAAAGAACATCTTAAACCGCCTTTTTACAATTATCTGAGCAATCGATATGTGTACCTTGCCCATGATGATGGCTGGTTTAACCGCACATATTATCGCGATCTGAACGATTTTTACCGTATGCTTGGGGAAGTAATCCCCGGTAAAATGGGACAGATGAAAGTCGAAAAAACGCTCCTTGGCATTAAAAAGAAAAAGACGTATCCTCCAATTACCAGAGATGTCCTGCTTTCCTTAAAGTCTCTTATGAAAGAAGGAGCGGTCCTTTCCATCAAGGATATCGAACAGAATCGGGTCCGGATAGAAATTCCTATTTGGATTATTGGTGATTTTGCGAATATGGATGATATGTATGATGAGTATGAAGCCATTGTGAAAGAGCCATGTGAGGCGAAGGTTGTGTTCGATAAGAAAACAAGAGAATGGAAAATATACTCGCGTTAGAATTCTGAACTTTTTTACAACATTCAGCAAATTTCTCTTACTTTTTCTGCGGGATGGTGTATAATCGGAGGTAGAAAATTTTATATCCGCATAGAACAGGTGTCTTCCCAAAAGGGTTTTAAAAGCAGGCTCTTTTGAAGACTTAATAGGGAAGCTGGTGAAATTCCAGCGCGGTCCCGCCACTGTAAATGGAAGCTGTCTGCAAATCCACTGTACATGAATGTATGGGAAGGAGCAGAACGCATTGACCATGAGCCAGGAGACCTGCCTGATTCTTAAGCACCCATAAACCTACGAGGATAGGGAGGTGTTTGGTCCGGCCATCCTTTCTGCACTAATTGATAAATGACCATACCAACATCTCCTTGCCGTTCGAGGAGATGTTTTTTTATTTTAAAGGTGGTGACAGGCACCACCCGAATTTTGTCGAAAGTTCTAGGAGGATTGCTGAGTATGAGAAAGTTTTATGCATTTTTATTAACGATGCTTCTGGCTGCAGGAGTGCTTGCAGGCTGCGGAGAGAGTGCTGAACAGCCTAAAGAAGAGAAAAAAGTTGAGGAAGGGCAGAATGCCGGCGGAGAAGCGACTGCATTTCCTGTAACGATAAAGGATGCTCTTGATAATGAAATCGTCATTGAGTCCAAGCCTGAAAGAATCGTGTCTATGATTCCAAGCAATACCGAAATTGCCTTTGAATTGGGGCTTGGAGAAGAAGTTGTCGGAGTCTCCGATTTTGATAACTACCCGCCCGAAGCTACAGAAAAAGAAAAGATTGGCGGCATGGAATTTAATGTCGAGAAAATCATCTCTTTAAACCCGGATCTTGTCCTTGCGCACGCTTCAAGCGCACATAATTCAGAAGCAGGCCTTCAGCAATTAAGGGATGCAGGTGTGACCGTCCTTGTTGTCAATGATGCGAAGAGCTTTGATCAGGTTTTTGAATCCATTGAAATGGTTGGAACCGCAGCGGGGGAGAAAGATAAAGCAGAGCAGCTCGTTTCAGACATGAAGAGCAAGCTCGAGGAAATTAAAACAAAAGCTCAGGGCATAAAAGAAGAAGACCGCAAATCGGTATTCGTGGAAGTTTCACCTGCTCCTGAAATCTATACGGCTGGTACAAAAACATTTATGGACGAAATGTTAAGTGCCATTAATGCAGAAAATATCATTACAGAAGAAGGATGGCCTAAGATGGATCCGGAAGCGATTATCGAACGGAATCCGGATGTAATCATCACAACTCATGGCTATTACACTGAAGATGCTGTTGGCAATGTAATGAGCAGGGATGGCTGGCAGGATATAACCGCAGTGAAAAATAAGCAGGTTGCCGATGTTGATTCCGATATGGTAACCCGCTCTGGCCCTCGTATTATTGAAGGAGTCGAGGAACTTGCAAAAGCAGTATATCCGGACGTATTTAAATAATAAATTTTTAGCTTATATAACAGCAGCAGCTTTCCTGCTTTGTGCCATGCTGATGGGGATTTCAATTGGAACAGTGTCTGTTCACCCCATGACGATTTTCAGAGTATTAAGCGCTGAGATTTTTCCTTTTATTTCATTGGGAAACACGGATGCTATGCATTCAAATATCATTATGAATATTCGCCTGCCGCGCGTATTGCTGGCTGGCTTAGTAGGGGCGTCTCTTGCAATTGCGGGAGCCGCCTTTCAAGGTTTATTAAGAAACCCGCTGGCAGATCCATATACAATTGGAGTTTCTTCCGGGGCTTCACTCGGTGCTGTTTTAACATTGTTCTTAGGATTATCCATTCCGTTTGCAGGAATGTTTACACTGCCTTTATTCAGCATCTTATTTTCCTTTTTAACCATTTTTGCCGTTTTACTATTTGCCAGAAATATTGAAAGATCCATGAAAGTGGAAACGATTATTTTAACAGGCATCATCTTCAGTTCTTTTCTTGGCGCCCTAATTTCTCTGATGATTGCCCTGACTGGAGAGGAGCTTAGACAGATTATTGGCTGGCTTCTTGGCAGTGTATCTATGAGAGGCTGGGCGTATATTAATATTATCCTTCCGTTTTTTGTGATAGGTGCCCTCCTTCTTTTAGTGAACAGCAAGGAGCTTAATGCCATGAGTTTCGGAGAAGAAAAGGCCCAGCATATAGGGGTGGACGTTCAGAAGAGAAAAATGATGGTCCTGATAGCGGGTTCCATCTTAACGGGTGCAGCTGTTGCTGTGTCTGGAACGATAGGATTTGTCGGGCTTGTGATCCCTCATCTGACCAGGCTGTTATGGGGACCGGATCATAGGCACCTATTGCCGCTATCCATTCTGATGGGTGCAGGTTTTCTTATTATTGCCGATCTGGTTTCACGGACGATCATTGCACCTACCGAGCTTCCAATCGGTGTGATTACAGCGATAATCGGCGCGCCTACGTTTGCCATTATTTTAATTAAAAGAAAGAATAAACTTTGAACTTCGATAACTGTCCAGCGCAAGCGTACACCCATTCAAGGGGGAGCACCAAGGGGAAAGCTTCCTTGGATTATCTTCGCAGGAACAAGCGGTTTTTACTTGTTCCGAAGGCATATCTCAGTTCAGAAAGAAGTGGTTAATCATGCTAAGCGTTCAGCAAGTTACTGGCGGATATGCCGGTGCACCGGTTGTGAATAATATCAGTTTTGAAGTGGAAAAAGGGGAGCTTTTCGGAATATTGGGGCCGAATGGAAGCGGCAAGACCACGATTCTGAAAATGCTGAGCGGCATTCTGCCTCATAAGTCAGGAGATATACTGATCAAAGGAAAGAACCTTTCACAGTATACACCGAAA includes:
- a CDS encoding ABC transporter substrate-binding protein, with protein sequence MRKFYAFLLTMLLAAGVLAGCGESAEQPKEEKKVEEGQNAGGEATAFPVTIKDALDNEIVIESKPERIVSMIPSNTEIAFELGLGEEVVGVSDFDNYPPEATEKEKIGGMEFNVEKIISLNPDLVLAHASSAHNSEAGLQQLRDAGVTVLVVNDAKSFDQVFESIEMVGTAAGEKDKAEQLVSDMKSKLEEIKTKAQGIKEEDRKSVFVEVSPAPEIYTAGTKTFMDEMLSAINAENIITEEGWPKMDPEAIIERNPDVIITTHGYYTEDAVGNVMSRDGWQDITAVKNKQVADVDSDMVTRSGPRIIEGVEELAKAVYPDVFK
- a CDS encoding FecCD family ABC transporter permease; translation: MQKQYIRTYLNNKFLAYITAAAFLLCAMLMGISIGTVSVHPMTIFRVLSAEIFPFISLGNTDAMHSNIIMNIRLPRVLLAGLVGASLAIAGAAFQGLLRNPLADPYTIGVSSGASLGAVLTLFLGLSIPFAGMFTLPLFSILFSFLTIFAVLLFARNIERSMKVETIILTGIIFSSFLGALISLMIALTGEELRQIIGWLLGSVSMRGWAYINIILPFFVIGALLLLVNSKELNAMSFGEEKAQHIGVDVQKRKMMVLIAGSILTGAAVAVSGTIGFVGLVIPHLTRLLWGPDHRHLLPLSILMGAGFLIIADLVSRTIIAPTELPIGVITAIIGAPTFAIILIKRKNKL